In Janibacter cremeus, a genomic segment contains:
- a CDS encoding MATE family efflux transporter: MPSNSATVPSAGPREVLALAVPAFLALVAEPLFLMVDAAIVGRLGVVPLAGLGTASSVLLTAAGVFVFLAYGTTSVVARQVGAGSRRGAIEVGAGGVWLAAGLGVVGALVVGLLARPIAGVFGSSPAALDQAVTYLQISALGLPGMLLVLSATGILRGLQDTRTPLAVSVVGFGANAALSALLVLGLDLGIAGAAWGTVIAQWGMALALLVVVLHRGRGVGASLRPHVGRVVGAALDGAPLLVRTLALRAIILLTVYVAASFGDVPLAAYQVTTTIWSLLTFALDALAIAGQALTGASLGGGDADGARAATTLMVRWGVWGGVGLGVIVLALHRVIPHLFTQDPQVQAAIAGGLVVIALAQPLSGYIFVIDGVLIGAGDGRWLAGSMTLVLIAYVPVVALARALGEGHGDVVSVVVLWSAFTVFMLLRGACMAWRIRGDAWAVLGAERPRRS; encoded by the coding sequence ATGCCCTCGAACTCTGCGACCGTGCCGAGCGCCGGCCCGCGCGAGGTCCTGGCCCTGGCAGTGCCCGCCTTCCTCGCGCTGGTTGCCGAGCCGCTCTTCCTCATGGTCGACGCGGCCATCGTCGGTCGACTCGGTGTCGTCCCGCTGGCCGGCCTGGGAACCGCGAGCTCCGTACTGCTCACTGCGGCTGGAGTGTTCGTCTTCCTCGCCTACGGCACGACCAGCGTCGTGGCCCGCCAGGTCGGCGCCGGCTCGCGGCGGGGCGCGATCGAGGTCGGGGCCGGAGGGGTCTGGCTGGCCGCCGGGCTCGGCGTGGTCGGCGCTCTGGTCGTCGGGCTGCTCGCGCGACCGATCGCAGGAGTCTTCGGCTCGTCACCGGCGGCGCTGGACCAGGCCGTGACCTATCTGCAGATCAGCGCGCTGGGCCTGCCGGGGATGCTCCTCGTCCTCTCCGCGACCGGCATCCTGCGCGGCCTGCAGGACACGCGCACGCCGCTGGCGGTCTCGGTCGTCGGCTTCGGCGCCAACGCCGCCCTCTCGGCGCTGCTCGTCCTCGGTCTGGACCTGGGGATCGCCGGCGCCGCCTGGGGCACCGTGATCGCCCAGTGGGGCATGGCACTCGCCCTCCTGGTCGTCGTGCTGCACCGCGGTCGGGGGGTGGGCGCCTCCCTTCGCCCCCACGTCGGTCGGGTGGTCGGCGCTGCCCTGGACGGCGCGCCGCTGCTCGTGCGCACCCTGGCCCTGCGCGCGATCATCCTGCTCACCGTCTACGTCGCAGCGAGCTTCGGCGATGTGCCGCTCGCGGCCTACCAGGTGACGACGACGATCTGGTCACTGCTGACCTTCGCGCTCGACGCCCTGGCCATCGCCGGCCAGGCGTTGACCGGCGCCTCCCTCGGCGGCGGCGATGCCGACGGGGCGCGAGCGGCCACGACCCTCATGGTGCGCTGGGGCGTGTGGGGCGGCGTCGGCCTCGGCGTGATCGTCCTTGCACTGCACCGGGTCATCCCGCACCTGTTCACCCAGGACCCGCAGGTACAGGCGGCGATCGCCGGCGGCCTCGTCGTCATCGCCCTCGCCCAACCCCTCTCGGGCTACATCTTCGTCATCGACGGCGTGCTCATCGGCGCCGGGGACGGCCGCTGGCTGGCCGGCTCGATGACCCTCGTCCTCATCGCCTACGTCCCGGTGGTCGCGTTGGCACGCGCACTCGGGGAGGGACACGGGGACGTCGTCTCGGTCGTCGTACTCTGGTCCGCGTTCACCGTCTTCATGCTGCTGAGGGGCGCGTGCATGGCCTGGCGGATCCGGGGGGATGCGTGGGCCGTGCTGGGGGCCGAGCGACCGCGACGGAGCTGA
- a CDS encoding discoidin domain-containing protein: MTALLALSIPGANAGSLPWYEQSDPQARDSQVNVSGEPASGTTQDGQVRGLIDAHTHLMSNEGFGGDIVCGETFSEDGIESALVDCDSHGSDGRTALIENLTKLEGKGPFDPHSTQLWPSFEDAPKWSSLTHQQMYYRWVERAWRGGQRIMVADAVNNNILCSLPTQVNKHSCNDMDTVRRQVQETKDLEAFIDERHGGPGKGWFRIAYTPQEARNYIEQGKLAVILGMEISNPFGCGVALGVPKCTKKQIDAGLDEVKNLGIRSMFLCHKFDNALCGVRFDEGTQGVIVNIGNFLNTGSFWQVEQCRTDLHDHTVAGGVVPPDVAKAFPVQVLPVYPEGPHCNKRGLTDLGEYALRGMMDRGMLVELDHQSVKAAKRTMEILESEGYPGVVSSHSWMDKSFTERIYQLGGFVAQYGHDADSFVAEAAAGDDLREEYDVGYGFGMDMNGFGGTPPPRPDADERPLVYPFTPVVGEGSIERQVTGERVWDYNSDGVAHYGMVPDWVEDMRSNGGPAGQEVVEDLLRGPESYLRSWQNTASWEPEQDLTKGARPSASSVQWSLGGAFRAGNAIDDRRNTRWASKWGDDAWWQVEFDTPRQVSRITLDWERAHAEDYRIQTSLDGADWQTVHTVTGSDGGIDTIRIDPTSARQVRLVTDKRATKWGVSLHEVTITS, encoded by the coding sequence GTGACGGCTCTCCTCGCTCTGTCGATTCCGGGGGCCAACGCCGGTTCCCTCCCCTGGTACGAGCAGTCGGACCCCCAGGCCCGCGACTCGCAGGTCAACGTCTCCGGCGAACCCGCGAGCGGGACGACGCAGGATGGCCAGGTCCGCGGTCTCATCGACGCGCACACCCACCTGATGTCGAACGAGGGCTTCGGTGGGGACATCGTCTGCGGTGAGACCTTCAGCGAGGACGGCATCGAGAGCGCCCTGGTCGACTGCGACAGCCACGGCAGCGACGGGCGCACGGCCCTGATCGAGAACCTCACCAAGCTCGAGGGCAAGGGACCCTTCGACCCGCACTCGACGCAGCTGTGGCCCTCCTTCGAGGACGCCCCGAAGTGGTCCTCGTTGACCCATCAGCAGATGTACTACCGCTGGGTCGAGCGGGCCTGGCGCGGCGGTCAGCGGATCATGGTCGCGGACGCGGTCAACAACAACATCCTGTGCTCGCTGCCGACGCAGGTGAACAAGCACTCCTGCAACGACATGGACACCGTGCGCCGCCAGGTGCAGGAGACGAAGGACCTCGAGGCCTTCATCGACGAGCGCCACGGAGGTCCGGGCAAGGGGTGGTTCCGGATCGCCTACACGCCGCAGGAGGCGCGCAACTACATCGAGCAGGGCAAGCTCGCCGTCATCCTCGGGATGGAGATCTCCAACCCCTTCGGCTGCGGTGTCGCCCTCGGGGTCCCGAAGTGCACCAAGAAGCAGATCGATGCCGGTCTGGATGAGGTGAAGAACCTCGGTATCCGGTCGATGTTCCTGTGCCACAAGTTCGACAACGCCCTGTGCGGGGTCCGCTTCGACGAGGGCACCCAGGGGGTCATCGTCAACATCGGCAACTTCCTCAACACCGGCAGCTTCTGGCAGGTCGAGCAGTGCCGCACCGACCTGCACGACCACACGGTTGCCGGTGGGGTGGTACCACCGGACGTCGCCAAGGCCTTTCCCGTCCAGGTGCTACCGGTCTACCCGGAGGGTCCGCACTGCAACAAGCGCGGTCTGACCGACCTGGGCGAGTACGCCCTGCGCGGGATGATGGACCGCGGGATGCTCGTCGAGCTGGACCACCAGAGCGTCAAGGCGGCCAAGCGGACGATGGAGATCCTCGAGTCCGAGGGGTACCCGGGCGTCGTCTCGAGCCACTCGTGGATGGACAAGTCCTTCACCGAGCGGATCTACCAGCTCGGGGGTTTCGTCGCCCAGTACGGGCACGACGCGGACAGCTTCGTCGCCGAGGCAGCGGCGGGTGACGACCTTCGCGAGGAGTACGACGTCGGCTACGGCTTCGGGATGGACATGAACGGGTTCGGTGGTACCCCACCGCCGCGTCCGGACGCCGACGAGCGGCCGCTGGTCTACCCCTTCACTCCCGTCGTCGGCGAGGGCTCCATCGAGCGCCAGGTCACCGGTGAGCGGGTGTGGGACTACAACTCGGACGGCGTGGCCCACTACGGGATGGTTCCCGACTGGGTCGAGGACATGCGCTCCAACGGCGGGCCGGCCGGCCAGGAGGTCGTCGAGGATCTCCTGCGCGGCCCGGAGTCCTACCTGCGGTCCTGGCAGAACACCGCCTCCTGGGAGCCCGAGCAGGACCTGACGAAGGGAGCGAGGCCGTCCGCGAGCAGTGTCCAGTGGTCCCTGGGTGGCGCCTTCCGCGCGGGCAACGCCATCGACGACCGGCGCAACACCCGGTGGGCGAGCAAGTGGGGTGATGACGCCTGGTGGCAGGTGGAGTTCGACACCCCGCGTCAGGTCAGCCGGATCACCCTGGACTGGGAGCGGGCCCACGCCGAGGACTACCGGATCCAGACGAGTCTGGACGGCGCCGATTGGCAGACGGTGCATACCGTGACCGGCAGCGACGGGGGGATCGACACCATCCGGATCGACCCGACCTCGGCACGGCAGGTCCGGCTGGTCACCGACAAGCGGGCCACGAAGTGGGGCGTCTCCCTCCACGAGGTGACGATCACCAGCTGA
- a CDS encoding GntR family transcriptional regulator, whose protein sequence is MPALQLEVVIDRESPVPLYHQLAEQLTAAVDDGRLEPGDPFENEVALAQRLSVSRPTVRRAIQEMVDHGLLVRRRGLGTTVANRKVHRRARLSSLFDDLQAEGREPHTRVLSMETRTNERASAALDLGPDAELLSIVRVRLAADLPLALLHNWLPPAHADITREDLEEEGLYALLRRRGVKPVVARQSIGARMPTAEERRELDLGTGHPVLTMTRMAFDAAGAAIEFGDHAYRGEDYTIDLMLDER, encoded by the coding sequence ATGCCAGCCCTGCAGCTCGAGGTGGTCATCGACCGCGAGTCGCCGGTGCCGCTGTACCACCAGCTCGCCGAGCAGCTCACCGCCGCCGTCGACGACGGCCGGCTCGAGCCGGGCGACCCCTTCGAGAACGAGGTCGCCCTCGCCCAGCGGCTGAGCGTCTCGCGACCGACCGTGCGTCGGGCCATCCAGGAGATGGTCGACCACGGCCTCCTCGTGCGCCGCCGGGGCCTGGGGACGACGGTCGCCAACCGCAAGGTGCACCGCAGGGCGCGCCTGTCCTCACTCTTCGACGACCTGCAGGCCGAGGGACGGGAGCCGCACACACGAGTGCTGTCCATGGAGACCCGCACCAACGAGCGCGCCTCCGCGGCACTCGATCTCGGGCCCGATGCGGAGCTGTTGTCCATCGTGCGGGTGCGCCTCGCCGCAGACCTCCCCCTGGCCCTGCTGCACAACTGGCTCCCACCGGCCCACGCGGACATCACAAGAGAGGACCTCGAGGAGGAGGGGCTCTACGCGCTGCTGCGCCGACGAGGCGTCAAACCGGTCGTCGCCCGGCAGTCGATCGGGGCACGCATGCCGACGGCCGAGGAGCGCCGGGAGCTCGACCTCGGCACGGGCCATCCGGTCCTGACCATGACCCGGATGGCTTTCGACGCAGCGGGTGCCGCGATCGAGTTCGGCGACCACGCCTACCGCGGTGAGGACTACACCATCGACCTGATGCTCGACGAGCGCTGA
- a CDS encoding Gfo/Idh/MocA family protein, giving the protein MRIGLVGLGRIGAFHADTLLELAAVKTLVVSDAQEQTTQETATRLRAAHPDKAVEIAVGPEELLDGLDGLVVATATPGHAEWIRRGIAAGVPTFCEKPVAGGLAETIDLARLEASTSTPVHVGHHRRFDPGFRRLREAVTTDELGFITSIRATSHDRVPPHPSFIPTSGGIYRDCVVHDIDAARFVTGREVASVYAVGTNKGAAHFSEAGDVDTGAAVLTMDDDTLVLVSATRYNGAGYDVRMEVHGQLGTLAAGLDQALPMRSAEADVDFPQGPSRQTFMERFLPAYRAELTAFLQVAADHGQSPCTIADALAAFRTAEACELSRAQARPVPLTEIEGL; this is encoded by the coding sequence ATGCGCATCGGATTGGTCGGCCTCGGCCGGATCGGCGCCTTCCACGCCGATACCCTGCTCGAGCTGGCGGCCGTGAAGACACTCGTGGTCAGCGATGCGCAGGAGCAGACGACGCAGGAGACGGCGACCCGGTTGCGCGCCGCCCACCCCGACAAGGCCGTCGAGATCGCCGTGGGCCCCGAGGAGCTGCTCGACGGGCTCGACGGGCTGGTCGTCGCCACGGCCACGCCGGGCCACGCGGAGTGGATCCGCCGGGGCATCGCTGCAGGCGTCCCGACCTTCTGCGAGAAGCCCGTCGCGGGTGGGCTCGCGGAGACGATCGACCTGGCCCGTCTGGAGGCGAGCACGAGCACACCGGTGCACGTGGGCCACCACCGGCGCTTCGATCCGGGATTCCGCCGACTGCGCGAGGCCGTGACCACTGACGAGCTCGGATTCATCACCTCGATCCGGGCCACCAGCCACGACCGGGTGCCGCCACACCCGTCCTTCATCCCGACCTCGGGAGGGATCTACCGCGACTGCGTCGTGCACGACATCGACGCCGCGCGCTTCGTCACCGGCCGCGAGGTCGCGTCGGTGTACGCGGTCGGGACGAACAAGGGCGCCGCCCACTTCAGCGAGGCCGGCGACGTCGACACCGGCGCCGCCGTGCTCACCATGGACGACGACACCCTCGTGCTCGTGTCCGCAACCCGCTACAACGGCGCCGGGTACGACGTGCGGATGGAGGTCCACGGGCAGCTGGGGACGCTGGCTGCCGGCCTGGACCAGGCCCTGCCGATGCGTAGCGCGGAGGCCGACGTCGACTTCCCCCAGGGCCCCTCCCGGCAGACCTTCATGGAGCGATTCCTGCCCGCCTACCGGGCCGAGCTCACCGCCTTCCTGCAGGTGGCCGCCGACCACGGGCAGAGCCCCTGCACCATCGCGGATGCCTTGGCGGCGTTCCGCACTGCCGAGGCCTGCGAGCTCTCGCGCGCGCAGGCGCGCCCCGTACCCCTGACCGAGATCGAAGGACTGTGA
- a CDS encoding TIM barrel protein, with translation MTQTTTSRPPLTQRIAGAPICWGVCEVPGWGFQHEPPLVLTQMRELGLAATEFGPDGFLPDSPQGKADTLAEYGLAAVGQFVPVVLHDPQLDPLPVVEAAMAGLLAAGASTVIIAAATGAEGYDARPEMDEQGWSTLLANLDRIDAEAAERGLTATLHPHVGTMVESGEETDRVLAGSRIGLCLDTGHLLIGGGDPVKVAVEHPDRIAHMHLKDVDIAWARRVQDGSAAYTDAVAAGMYVALGEGDVDVAAIVSAVEGAGYTGWYVLEQDTILPGDPADPATPKGSGDPVTDVRTSVAHLTSIAESLAKGA, from the coding sequence ATGACCCAGACGACCACATCGCGTCCCCCGCTGACGCAGCGCATCGCCGGTGCCCCGATCTGCTGGGGGGTCTGCGAGGTCCCCGGGTGGGGATTCCAGCACGAACCTCCCCTCGTGCTGACCCAGATGCGTGAGCTGGGCCTGGCCGCGACGGAGTTCGGTCCGGACGGTTTCCTGCCCGACTCCCCGCAGGGGAAGGCCGACACCCTCGCCGAGTACGGGCTCGCCGCCGTCGGCCAGTTCGTCCCAGTCGTCCTCCACGACCCGCAGCTCGACCCCCTTCCGGTCGTCGAGGCCGCGATGGCCGGGCTCCTCGCTGCCGGGGCCTCGACCGTCATCATCGCCGCGGCCACCGGGGCGGAGGGCTACGACGCGCGCCCGGAGATGGACGAGCAGGGCTGGTCCACGCTGCTGGCCAACCTCGACCGGATCGATGCGGAGGCCGCTGAGCGGGGTCTCACCGCGACCCTGCACCCGCACGTCGGCACGATGGTCGAGTCGGGAGAGGAGACCGACCGTGTCCTGGCCGGATCGCGGATCGGGCTCTGCCTCGACACCGGCCACCTGCTCATCGGCGGGGGCGACCCGGTCAAGGTAGCCGTCGAGCACCCGGACCGGATCGCCCACATGCACCTGAAGGATGTCGACATCGCCTGGGCGCGCAGGGTCCAGGACGGCTCCGCCGCCTACACCGACGCGGTGGCCGCCGGAATGTACGTGGCGCTCGGCGAAGGGGACGTCGACGTGGCGGCCATCGTCTCCGCCGTGGAAGGGGCCGGTTACACCGGGTGGTACGTGCTCGAGCAGGACACGATCCTGCCCGGTGACCCCGCGGACCCCGCCACGCCGAAGGGGAGCGGCGACCCCGTCACGGACGTGCGCACCTCCGTGGCCCACCTGACGTCGATCGCCGAGTCCCTGGCGAAAGGGGCCTGA
- the iolC gene encoding 5-dehydro-2-deoxygluconokinase produces the protein MGRTGVDIYPLDHGVPLEEVRTFEKFLGGSATNVAVAAARYRRRAALVTKTGADAFGRYVRAEAERLGVVGDFITPIEGEGPPTPVTFCEVYPPDDFPLYFYRYPRAPDLMLTEADLPLEQIRSARVFWTTVTGLCQEPSRAAHHVAFAARGRARHTVLDLDYRPMFWTDPSEASAQVGRALEHVTIAVGNKEECEVAIGESDPHRAADALLERGLELAVVKQGPKGVLAATADERVEVPPYFVDVVNGLGAGDAFGGALVHGLLEGWDLQRVLEFANVAGAIVASRLECSTAMPTADEVEAGIADWTTKEASA, from the coding sequence ATGGGTCGCACCGGGGTGGACATCTACCCCCTCGACCACGGCGTGCCCCTGGAGGAGGTGCGCACCTTCGAGAAGTTCCTCGGTGGGTCCGCGACGAACGTCGCCGTGGCGGCAGCCAGGTACCGGCGACGTGCCGCCCTGGTGACCAAGACGGGCGCCGACGCCTTCGGTCGCTACGTGCGGGCCGAGGCCGAGCGCCTCGGCGTCGTCGGCGACTTCATCACCCCGATCGAGGGGGAGGGGCCACCCACGCCGGTGACCTTCTGCGAGGTGTACCCGCCGGACGACTTCCCGCTCTACTTCTACCGCTACCCGAGGGCACCCGACCTCATGCTCACCGAGGCCGACCTGCCGCTGGAGCAGATCCGCTCCGCCCGCGTCTTCTGGACGACGGTGACCGGCCTGTGCCAGGAGCCCTCCCGCGCTGCGCACCACGTCGCCTTCGCCGCGCGCGGCCGGGCTCGGCACACGGTGCTCGACCTCGACTACCGACCGATGTTCTGGACCGACCCGAGCGAGGCCTCCGCGCAGGTCGGCCGTGCCCTGGAGCACGTGACCATCGCGGTGGGCAACAAAGAGGAGTGCGAGGTGGCCATCGGCGAGAGCGACCCGCACCGCGCGGCCGACGCCCTCCTCGAGCGCGGCCTGGAGCTGGCCGTCGTCAAGCAGGGCCCGAAGGGAGTGCTCGCCGCCACCGCGGACGAGCGCGTCGAGGTTCCGCCATACTTCGTGGACGTGGTCAACGGACTCGGCGCGGGCGATGCCTTCGGCGGCGCCCTGGTCCACGGCCTCCTCGAGGGGTGGGACCTGCAGCGGGTCCTGGAGTTCGCCAACGTGGCCGGGGCGATCGTCGCCTCCCGGCTGGAGTGCAGCACCGCGATGCCGACCGCTGACGAGGTCGAGGCCGGCATCGCCGACTGGACGACGAAGGAGGCGAGCGCATGA
- a CDS encoding class I fructose-bisphosphate aldolase — protein sequence MTATTGAAATSVDIAHLTQVRASDPGAFARAWATRSRRPLLGDDGRMLLVAADHPARGALGVRDRAMAMGSRSDLLERLVTALARPDVDGVLATPDILDDLVLMGALEDKVVIGSMNRGGLQGAVYELDDRLTGYTPDEIARRGLDGGKTLTRIALEDPGSVATLEATARAVDELGAHGLMAMVEPFWSQRRDDKVVNLLDPDSTIKSISVAAGLGASSAHTWLKLPVVDDLERVMDATTMPTVLLGGDPQGDPHDTYAAWGRSLDIPQVRGLVVGRALLYPPDGDVAAAVDIAAELVHGGSA from the coding sequence ATGACTGCCACGACCGGTGCGGCCGCGACATCGGTCGACATCGCCCACCTGACGCAGGTGCGCGCGAGCGACCCCGGCGCGTTCGCCCGCGCCTGGGCCACGCGCTCGCGTCGACCGTTGCTCGGCGACGACGGGCGGATGCTCCTCGTCGCCGCCGACCACCCGGCCCGCGGCGCACTCGGGGTACGCGACCGGGCCATGGCCATGGGCTCCCGTTCCGACCTGCTCGAGCGCCTGGTGACGGCCCTCGCCCGACCCGACGTCGACGGTGTGCTGGCGACCCCGGACATCCTCGACGACCTGGTCCTGATGGGTGCCCTGGAGGACAAGGTCGTCATCGGATCGATGAACCGCGGCGGCCTGCAGGGGGCGGTCTACGAGCTCGACGACCGGCTCACCGGGTACACGCCGGACGAGATCGCCCGTCGCGGCCTCGATGGTGGCAAGACGCTCACCCGCATCGCGCTCGAGGACCCGGGCAGTGTCGCGACGCTCGAGGCGACCGCCAGGGCCGTCGACGAGCTCGGGGCCCACGGACTCATGGCGATGGTGGAGCCGTTCTGGTCGCAGCGGCGTGACGACAAGGTGGTCAACCTGCTCGACCCCGACAGCACGATCAAGTCGATCAGCGTGGCCGCCGGCCTGGGCGCCAGCAGCGCACACACCTGGCTCAAGCTGCCCGTCGTCGACGACCTGGAGCGGGTCATGGACGCCACGACGATGCCGACGGTCCTCCTCGGCGGCGACCCGCAGGGCGACCCGCACGACACCTACGCCGCGTGGGGTCGCTCGCTGGACATCCCCCAGGTGCGTGGTCTCGTCGTCGGCCGGGCTCTGTTGTACCCGCCGGACGGCGACGTGGCCGCCGCCGTCGACATCGCCGCCGAGCTCGTCCACGGAGGTTCTGCATGA
- the iolB gene encoding 5-deoxy-glucuronate isomerase — protein MTDHIPRAGADNERWFHPFAPRGSGWAVEITDAIDGWEHTSLRVAILAPGASISHTLQQEEGVLVPLVGGASVEVSYAGQSGQFTLVGRPSVFVGPSDTLYLPASSEVTLTNTDDVPTRIALCGAHVEDATGGGRRVVHTPIDRVPVELRGAGACSREVRGFAMPDALPDAEQILACEVVTPAGGWSSYPPHKHDTDRPGQESVLEEIYYFETQSVGDIAEGRSPLTRGTDRDDGRQPVGYQQVYGTRGRPIDVLAEVATGDTVLVPHGWHGPAMAAPDADLYYLNVMAGPGPERAWLICDDPAHGEIRATWADQDIDPRLPLGGGL, from the coding sequence ATGACTGACCACATCCCCCGCGCCGGAGCGGACAACGAGCGCTGGTTCCACCCCTTCGCTCCCAGAGGCTCCGGCTGGGCCGTCGAGATCACCGATGCCATCGACGGTTGGGAGCACACCTCCTTGCGCGTCGCCATCCTCGCCCCTGGGGCCTCGATCAGCCACACCCTGCAGCAGGAGGAGGGCGTCCTCGTCCCGCTCGTCGGGGGCGCGTCCGTCGAGGTGAGCTACGCCGGTCAGAGCGGGCAGTTCACGCTGGTCGGTCGGCCCTCGGTCTTCGTCGGTCCGAGTGACACCCTCTACCTGCCCGCCTCGAGCGAGGTGACCCTGACGAACACCGACGACGTGCCGACCCGGATCGCCCTGTGCGGAGCGCACGTCGAGGACGCCACCGGCGGCGGCCGCAGGGTCGTGCACACCCCCATCGACCGGGTGCCGGTCGAGCTGCGCGGGGCCGGCGCCTGCAGCCGCGAGGTGCGTGGTTTCGCCATGCCGGACGCGCTGCCCGATGCCGAGCAGATCCTGGCCTGCGAGGTCGTCACCCCCGCTGGTGGCTGGAGCTCCTACCCGCCGCACAAGCACGACACGGACCGCCCCGGCCAGGAGAGCGTCCTCGAGGAGATCTACTACTTCGAGACGCAGTCGGTCGGTGACATCGCCGAGGGACGCTCGCCACTCACCCGCGGCACCGACCGTGACGACGGGCGCCAGCCGGTCGGTTACCAGCAGGTCTACGGCACCCGGGGCAGGCCGATCGACGTCCTGGCCGAGGTCGCGACGGGTGACACGGTGCTCGTACCGCACGGGTGGCACGGGCCGGCGATGGCCGCCCCGGACGCCGATCTGTACTACCTCAACGTCATGGCCGGCCCCGGCCCCGAGCGGGCGTGGCTCATCTGCGACGACCCCGCCCACGGCGAGATCAGGGCCACGTGGGCCGATCAGGACATCGACCCCCGGCTTCCTCTGGGAGGTGGACTGTGA